The window GAGGTTGAAGAAAGAAGACCCCCAAGAGCTGCCAGAAGTTGAAGAAAGAAGACCCCCAAGAGCTGTCAGAGGTTGAAGAAAGAAGATCCCCAAGAGCTGCCAGAGGTTGAAGAAAGAAGACCCCAAGAGCTGCCAGAGTTGAAGAAAGAAGATCCCCAAGAGCTGCCAGAGTTGAAGAAAGAAGATCCCCAAGAGCTGCCAGAGGTTGAAGAAAGAAGATCCCCAAGAGCTGCCAGAGGTTGAAGAAAGAAGATCCCCAAGAGCTGCCAGAGGTTGAAGAAAGAAGACCCCCAAGAGCTGCCAGAAGTTGAAGAAAGAAGACCCCCAAGAGCTGTCAGAGGTTGAAGAAAGAAGATCCCCAAGAGCTGCCAGAGGTTGAAGAAAGAAGACCCCAAGAGCTGCCAGAGGTTGAAGAAAGAAGATCCCCAAGAGCTGCCAGAGGTTGAAGAAAGAAGATCCCCAAGAGCTGCCAGAGGTTGAAGAAAGAAGATCCCCAAGAGCTGCCAGAGGTTGAAGAAAGAAGATCCCCAAGAGCTGCCAGAGGTTGAAGAAAGTAGACCCCAAGAGCTGCAAGAGTTGAAGAAAGAAGACCCAAAGAGGCTTATTGAGCATTTACGTCCGTCCGTCCGTCCGTCGCGCCTGTTCGTCTTCCCTTTGTCACTACAACTAAACACGTTTCAATAGCAAActaaattaacaataacattCAAAAAGTAAGAAATACGACAGAAGCTGAAGAAGGAAGACTACGACTAGAAGCTGAAGAAGGAAGACTGCGACTAGAAGCTGAAGAAGGAAGACTGCTACTAGAAGCTGAAGAAGGAAGACTGCTACTAGAAGCTGAAGAAGGAAGACTGCTACTAGAAGCTAAAGGAAGAAGATTGCGACTAGAAGCTAAAGGAAGAAGACTGCGACTAGAAGCTGAAGAAGGAAGACTGCGACTAGAAGCTGAAGAAGGAAGACTGCGACTAGAAGCTGAAGAAGGAAGACTGCGACTAGAAGCTGAAGAAGGAAGACTGCGCCTAGAAGCTGACGAAGGAAGACTGCGACTAGAAGCTGAAGAAGGAAGACTGCGACTAGAAGCTGAAGAAGGAAGACTGCGACTAGAAGCTGAAGAAGGAAGACTGCGACTAGAAGCTGAAGAAGGAAGACTGCGACTAGAAGCTGAAGAAGGAAGACTGCGACTAGAAGCTGAAGAAGGAAGACTGCGACTAGAAGCTGAAGAAGGAAGACTGCGACTAGAAGCTGAAGAAGGAAGACTGCGACTAGAAGCTGAAGAAAGAAGACTGCTACTAGAAGCTGAAGAAGGAAGACTGCGACTAGAAGCTGAAGAAGGAAGACTGCGACTAGAAGCTGAAGAAGGAAGACTGC of the Bombyx mori chromosome 25, ASM3026992v2 genome contains:
- the LOC134201454 gene encoding involucrin-like, whose translation is MPELPEVEERRPQELPELKKEDPQELPELKKEDPQELPEVEERRPQELPELKKEDPQELPELKKEDPQELPERLKKEDPQELPEVEERRPQELPELKKEDPQELPELKKEDPQELPEVEERRSPRAAREAEEGRLRLEAEEGRLRLEAEEGRLLLEAEEGRLLLEAEEGRLLLEAKGRRLRLEAKGRRLRLEAEEGRLRLEAEEGRLRLEAEEGRLRLEAEEGRLRLEADEGRLRLEAEEGRLRLEAEEGRLRLEAEEGRLRLEAEEGRLRLEAEEGRLRLEAEEGRLRLEAEEGRLRLEAEEGRLRLEAEERRLLLEAEEGRLRLEAEEGRLRLEAEEGRLLLEAEEGRLRLEAGEGRQKLRKVKTKRKQDSNDVKLKDEERKLKK